A part of Armatimonadota bacterium genomic DNA contains:
- a CDS encoding HlyC/CorC family transporter: protein MDGEVVMTLVISILVLIGSAFFVAGEYALVGARRTKIEALAKKGNRSAKQVLKALDNISVYVAGTQVAITLCGIATGSVTEPYLHGVLEKFLGFLPVSLIKFLSIIVVALPLVILGELVPKYAVLANPERAALATSGPLRFLVMAVSPLIWLTRKGSELTLRPFGISMDGAADEVVSREELSLLIEAGKDEGHFEESQATVIHRALKLDRLDAADVMVHRLDIKWIADSQTRAEISQAMRTVAHSRIPVCGEDIDDVLGVVYLQDLVRHWDEEDFSLSKVLRPAVFVPESLTLDRIVQLMRQEKTQILFVRDEYGGTAGLLTLEDVVEEVFGELEDSLESERPPIERTGPNRVTARADVRYDELLEFLGVEPFETGYTTEGLAEIVAQELGNVPKLGDSVTLPIGRLRVENMARRRVTRLLLLTDPPSPTVDTAQGR, encoded by the coding sequence ATGGACGGCGAAGTCGTGATGACTCTCGTGATCAGCATCCTCGTGCTGATCGGAAGCGCCTTCTTCGTCGCCGGGGAATACGCCCTTGTCGGCGCCCGCAGGACCAAGATCGAGGCCCTTGCTAAGAAGGGGAACCGTTCTGCAAAGCAGGTCCTTAAGGCGCTCGACAATATCTCGGTCTATGTGGCCGGAACGCAGGTCGCGATCACGTTGTGCGGCATCGCGACAGGCTCCGTGACCGAGCCCTACCTTCACGGCGTCCTCGAGAAATTTTTGGGCTTCCTTCCCGTGTCGCTCATCAAATTCCTATCGATCATCGTCGTCGCCCTCCCGCTTGTCATCCTCGGGGAGCTCGTGCCGAAGTACGCCGTCCTTGCCAATCCAGAGCGAGCGGCGTTGGCGACCTCAGGGCCGCTTCGCTTCCTCGTCATGGCGGTCTCTCCCTTGATCTGGTTGACGCGCAAAGGCAGCGAACTGACCCTGAGGCCGTTCGGGATTTCGATGGACGGGGCAGCGGACGAAGTCGTGAGCCGCGAGGAACTATCGCTCCTGATCGAAGCCGGGAAGGACGAGGGCCACTTCGAAGAATCGCAGGCGACCGTCATCCACCGCGCCCTCAAACTGGACCGGCTGGACGCTGCGGACGTCATGGTGCACCGGCTGGACATCAAGTGGATCGCGGACTCTCAGACCCGGGCCGAGATTTCACAGGCGATGCGGACGGTCGCCCATTCCCGGATCCCGGTGTGCGGGGAGGACATCGACGATGTGCTCGGTGTCGTTTATCTGCAAGACCTTGTCCGGCATTGGGACGAAGAGGATTTCTCCCTGTCGAAGGTCCTCCGGCCCGCCGTCTTCGTGCCCGAGAGCCTGACGCTGGACCGCATCGTCCAGCTCATGAGGCAAGAGAAGACCCAGATCCTCTTCGTCCGCGACGAATATGGCGGTACCGCGGGTCTGCTCACTTTGGAGGACGTCGTCGAGGAGGTCTTCGGCGAACTCGAAGACAGTCTTGAAAGCGAGAGGCCTCCGATCGAAAGGACCGGGCCGAACCGCGTCACGGCCCGCGCCGACGTCCGGTACGACGAACTCCTGGAATTCCTCGGTGTCGAACCTTTTGAGACGGGTTATACGACCGAGGGCCTCGCCGAGATCGTCGCCCAGGAGCTGGGCAACGTCCCGAAGCTGGGCGACTCCGTGACCCTTCCCATCGGGCGCCTCCGAGTCGAAAACATGGCCCGACGGCGCGTCACGCGCCTCTTGTTGCTGACGGACCCGCCGTCACCGACCGTCGACACGGCCCAAGGACGCTAA
- a CDS encoding PEP-CTERM sorting domain-containing protein (PEP-CTERM proteins occur, often in large numbers, in the proteomes of bacteria that also encode an exosortase, a predicted intramembrane cysteine proteinase. The presence of a PEP-CTERM domain at a protein's C-terminus predicts cleavage within the sorting domain, followed by covalent anchoring to some some component of the (usually Gram-negative) cell surface. Many PEP-CTERM proteins exhibit an unusual sequence composition that includes large numbers of potential glycosylation sites. Expression of one such protein has been shown restore the ability of a bacterium to form floc, a type of biofilm.): MMIRTAFFAVTALVSTASMAQYVVRGEFNDWGNLGDLTMSETFAGSGVYTATATGLTAGQGYEFKCTTPDWSFNGPPSNARTVANANGEITFFFNPSTSYADGWMPNGDKRVGWSDSGLFGWEMMGSVNGWTDPFASLTDMGNGLHRYTGVFAAGAYEFKFRRQGDWGYSIGTDFGNAAGNATFASDGVTALEFSLDLPNGRWRVNPVPEPTTLIGMAVGALVLARRRKR, from the coding sequence ATGATGATCCGGACCGCTTTCTTTGCAGTCACCGCCCTGGTGTCGACGGCCTCGATGGCCCAATACGTCGTCCGCGGCGAGTTCAACGACTGGGGCAACCTTGGCGACCTGACGATGAGCGAGACGTTCGCGGGCAGCGGAGTCTACACGGCGACCGCGACGGGACTGACCGCCGGTCAAGGCTACGAGTTCAAATGCACGACACCGGACTGGTCGTTCAACGGGCCGCCCTCCAATGCCCGGACGGTCGCCAATGCGAACGGCGAGATCACGTTCTTCTTCAATCCGTCGACGTCGTACGCCGACGGTTGGATGCCGAACGGCGACAAGCGGGTCGGTTGGTCCGATTCGGGTCTGTTCGGTTGGGAGATGATGGGCTCGGTGAACGGCTGGACCGACCCCTTCGCGTCCCTTACCGACATGGGTAACGGCCTTCACCGGTACACGGGCGTCTTCGCGGCCGGAGCGTACGAATTCAAGTTCCGGAGGCAAGGCGACTGGGGTTACTCGATCGGTACCGACTTCGGCAACGCGGCGGGCAACGCGACGTTCGCGTCGGACGGAGTGACCGCTCTCGAGTTTTCGTTGGACCTCCCGAACGGCCGGTGGCGCGTCAATCCGGTTCCGGAACCGACCACTCTCATCGGCATGGCGGTCGGAGCCCTTGTCCTCGCACGGCGAAGGAAACGCTAA
- a CDS encoding bifunctional YncE family protein/alkaline phosphatase family protein: MRRAVVTALSLIAVGVLFASPFSPFRKAMGPQPDGTFLVSSGQTVLPGTVAFDQRLSDLALNPKDGLVAVVAKNKVFLVEGKGMVAGSDVALGANAGFHGVLWSHGGDRLYVSTDAGHVQVFDYSDKRLKAAQKIVLKKEGEKTNPVPGGMCLNGDGSRLYVACTNLGSAAEVDTSTGKVLRYLEAQRLPFTVRLSPDESTLIVSNWGGEPPDEDDEKDLSQDLELKVTHEGSTATGTVSIVDLKTGGTSPVYVGFHPTGLAVAGDLVYVANAMSDSISVVDWKKRKVVKTIELRFNGKKVIGSMPNELAYRDGTLYACNGGDNALCVIDPATGRVKGYHPAGYYPTGVQLTSDGRTAYVVNTKGNGSVKNSVKGAKARNAHDFQGTVSVVDLGADLKVQSAKVAELNAWNTPADLYKPKMKVYQGGIKHVIYIIKENRTYDEIYGDMPEGNGDPSLCSIGESAMPNHRKLARTFGLFDNAYVCGTNSADGHQWANQAGANEYLEHFYVGYSRTYPDDGEDAMALNSTGRIWDAAMKAGKTVRVYGEWAGDDQALYEPRKPKDWFEAWEDRETGRNEFKYKAHTRVPSLKAVLCPDYHYWPLIQSDQSRVDVFEREFRSFEAQGKVPNLIVMSLPSDHTEGTSKAYPTPRSMMADNDLALGRIVDIVSHSKVWKETCIFVTEDDAQAGPDHVDGHRTSTLVMSPYSKRGVVNSGFLTQVNILRSIEEMLGFKPMTKFDTIATPVTECFVERPDLTPYTVAKNNVPLGERNPDKEMTAMDKYWHDKTMSLDWSGLDRADFYWLNRIVWYSIHKGKRPYPDRPWDEPGRVDTD; the protein is encoded by the coding sequence ATGCGACGCGCCGTCGTCACCGCCTTGAGCCTGATCGCCGTCGGGGTGCTCTTCGCCAGCCCCTTCAGTCCGTTCCGTAAAGCGATGGGGCCCCAACCGGACGGCACGTTCCTCGTGTCTTCGGGACAGACCGTTTTGCCCGGTACTGTCGCGTTCGACCAGCGTTTGAGCGACCTCGCCCTGAACCCGAAGGACGGTCTGGTCGCGGTCGTGGCGAAGAACAAGGTGTTCCTCGTGGAGGGGAAGGGGATGGTCGCCGGTAGCGACGTCGCCCTTGGCGCCAATGCGGGGTTCCACGGCGTGCTGTGGTCCCACGGCGGCGACCGCCTGTACGTCTCGACCGACGCAGGTCACGTCCAGGTCTTCGATTACTCGGACAAAAGGCTGAAGGCGGCGCAGAAGATCGTCCTCAAAAAGGAAGGCGAGAAGACGAACCCGGTTCCCGGCGGCATGTGTCTGAACGGCGACGGTTCCCGCCTCTACGTCGCCTGCACGAACCTCGGCAGCGCGGCCGAAGTCGACACGTCGACCGGAAAGGTCCTGCGCTACCTTGAAGCGCAGCGTTTGCCGTTCACGGTGCGGCTGAGCCCGGACGAGTCGACGCTGATCGTCTCGAACTGGGGCGGCGAACCGCCTGACGAGGACGACGAGAAAGACCTTAGCCAGGACCTGGAGCTCAAAGTCACGCACGAAGGCAGTACCGCGACAGGCACGGTCTCGATCGTCGACCTCAAGACGGGCGGAACGTCGCCCGTCTACGTCGGATTCCATCCGACGGGCCTTGCGGTGGCCGGCGACCTCGTGTACGTGGCGAACGCGATGAGCGACAGCATCAGCGTCGTGGACTGGAAGAAGCGGAAAGTCGTCAAGACGATCGAGCTCCGGTTCAACGGTAAGAAGGTCATCGGTTCTATGCCGAACGAACTGGCATACCGGGACGGCACGCTCTACGCCTGCAACGGCGGCGACAACGCGCTGTGCGTCATCGATCCGGCGACGGGAAGGGTCAAGGGCTACCACCCGGCAGGCTACTATCCGACCGGCGTCCAACTGACCTCGGACGGCCGTACCGCGTACGTGGTCAACACGAAGGGCAACGGCTCTGTCAAGAACTCCGTCAAGGGCGCCAAAGCCCGGAACGCGCACGACTTTCAGGGCACCGTGAGCGTCGTCGATCTCGGCGCCGACCTGAAGGTCCAATCGGCGAAAGTCGCGGAGTTGAACGCTTGGAACACCCCCGCCGACCTGTACAAGCCGAAGATGAAGGTGTACCAGGGTGGGATCAAGCACGTGATCTACATCATCAAGGAGAACCGCACTTACGACGAGATCTACGGCGACATGCCGGAGGGCAACGGCGATCCGTCCCTGTGCAGCATCGGCGAATCCGCCATGCCGAACCACCGCAAACTGGCGCGCACGTTCGGGCTCTTCGACAACGCCTATGTGTGCGGGACGAACAGCGCCGACGGCCACCAATGGGCGAACCAAGCCGGCGCCAACGAATACTTAGAGCACTTCTACGTCGGCTACTCGCGGACGTATCCGGACGACGGTGAGGACGCGATGGCGCTGAACAGCACGGGCCGGATCTGGGACGCGGCGATGAAGGCCGGCAAGACCGTCCGAGTCTATGGCGAGTGGGCGGGTGACGACCAGGCGCTCTACGAACCCCGCAAACCGAAGGACTGGTTCGAAGCCTGGGAGGACCGCGAAACAGGACGGAACGAGTTCAAGTACAAGGCCCACACGCGCGTACCCAGTCTCAAGGCCGTCTTGTGTCCGGACTACCACTATTGGCCGCTGATCCAAAGCGACCAAAGCCGCGTGGACGTCTTCGAGCGCGAGTTCCGTTCGTTCGAAGCGCAAGGCAAAGTCCCGAACCTGATCGTCATGTCGCTTCCGAGCGACCACACGGAAGGGACGTCGAAGGCGTATCCGACCCCCCGCAGCATGATGGCCGACAACGACCTCGCCCTCGGCCGGATCGTCGACATCGTCTCGCACAGCAAGGTGTGGAAGGAGACGTGCATCTTCGTGACGGAAGACGACGCTCAAGCCGGACCCGACCACGTCGACGGACACCGCACCTCCACGCTCGTCATGAGCCCGTATTCGAAGCGGGGCGTCGTCAACAGCGGCTTCTTGACCCAGGTGAACATCTTGCGCTCGATCGAGGAGATGTTGGGGTTCAAGCCGATGACCAAGTTCGACACGATCGCCACACCTGTCACCGAATGCTTCGTCGAAAGACCGGACCTGACGCCGTACACCGTCGCCAAGAACAACGTGCCGCTGGGCGAGCGGAATCCCGACAAGGAGATGACCGCGATGGACAAGTACTGGCACGACAAGACGATGTCGTTAGACTGGTCCGGACTGGACCGTGCGGACTTCTACTGGCTCAACCGCATCGTCTGGTATTCGATCCACAAAGGCAAGCGCCCCTATCCCGACCGTCCCTGGGACGAGCCGGGCCGTGTCGACACGGACTGA
- a CDS encoding DUF4268 domain-containing protein, which produces MTVPDLGRLEQVDLRAIWTSEAGSFTPWLALEPNLALLGEAIGAELLLESTERPVGPFRADLLCKDVSSDTWVLIENQIERTDHGHLGQLLTYAAGLSAVTIVWIAQRFTDEHRAALDWLNEVTSEEIALFGLEVELWRIGDSVPAPKFNVVSRPNTFVKRQVAERSAASSNAGAFYTEYWSAFCDSLRAVGSRFGTRTSSGDNWIAWSAGRSGFGYCCLVSRPKKRVTARIFLPGSTAKDCYRQLLERRDDLDAALPGLSWEPRPTNVESYISLYLDGADPNDRTDWPRQHEWLRARLDELDRVFGPVIRQLP; this is translated from the coding sequence ATGACGGTCCCTGACCTCGGACGTCTTGAACAGGTGGACCTGCGTGCCATTTGGACAAGTGAAGCAGGCTCTTTCACGCCCTGGCTTGCGTTGGAACCGAACTTGGCCCTCCTTGGCGAGGCCATCGGAGCGGAGCTCTTGCTTGAGTCCACGGAACGGCCCGTCGGCCCTTTCAGGGCCGACCTGCTCTGCAAAGACGTCAGCAGCGACACATGGGTCTTGATCGAGAATCAGATCGAGCGGACGGATCATGGCCACCTTGGTCAGCTTCTTACGTATGCTGCGGGCCTGAGTGCCGTGACGATCGTCTGGATCGCCCAGCGCTTCACCGACGAGCACCGTGCAGCGCTTGACTGGCTCAACGAGGTCACAAGCGAGGAAATAGCGCTGTTCGGGCTGGAGGTCGAGCTTTGGAGGATCGGGGACTCGGTTCCGGCGCCAAAGTTCAACGTAGTGTCGAGGCCGAACACCTTTGTCAAAAGACAAGTCGCCGAAAGGTCTGCCGCTTCGTCCAATGCGGGAGCCTTCTACACGGAGTATTGGTCCGCTTTTTGTGACAGCCTGAGAGCCGTGGGCAGTCGCTTCGGCACCCGGACATCGTCAGGCGATAACTGGATCGCATGGTCCGCAGGAAGAAGTGGCTTTGGCTACTGCTGCTTGGTCTCACGCCCCAAGAAGAGGGTGACAGCTCGCATATTCCTGCCTGGTTCGACGGCCAAGGACTGCTACAGGCAGTTACTCGAGCGGCGGGACGATCTTGATGCCGCACTCCCGGGCCTGTCATGGGAACCACGACCGACAAACGTTGAGAGCTACATTTCGCTTTACCTCGACGGTGCCGATCCCAATGACCGCACCGACTGGCCCCGCCAACACGAGTGGTTGAGAGCTCGCCTTGACGAACTCGACCGAGTCTTCGGCCCGGTGATACGGCAACTCCCGTAA
- a CDS encoding GNAT family N-acetyltransferase — translation MPLVRPFRPEDTDAVVDAVKTVYDRYGFAWDPEGYCADLFDVARSYPEPENRFWTAEHEGRAVGCVGLMTFGRIPGERGSATVVDGDPRVAGADCELVRLYVHPDAWGLKLGRTLTQTVIEEARARGCDTLEIWSDKKLAHAHALYEGMGAVRVGERICPGDPDQSPEWGFALPL, via the coding sequence ATGCCGCTCGTCCGCCCCTTCCGACCCGAGGACACGGACGCGGTCGTCGACGCTGTCAAGACCGTCTACGACCGGTACGGGTTCGCTTGGGACCCTGAGGGCTACTGTGCCGACCTCTTCGACGTCGCCCGATCCTATCCTGAACCGGAGAACCGCTTCTGGACGGCCGAGCACGAGGGGCGCGCCGTGGGATGCGTGGGCTTGATGACGTTCGGGCGCATTCCCGGGGAACGGGGAAGCGCGACCGTCGTCGACGGCGACCCGCGTGTCGCAGGCGCCGATTGCGAACTCGTCCGACTCTACGTCCACCCGGACGCTTGGGGCCTGAAGCTCGGACGCACCCTGACTCAGACCGTCATCGAGGAAGCGCGCGCCCGCGGGTGCGACACCCTCGAGATCTGGAGCGACAAAAAGCTTGCTCACGCCCACGCCCTCTATGAGGGGATGGGAGCGGTCCGCGTCGGGGAGAGGATTTGCCCCGGCGATCCCGACCAAAGCCCGGAATGGGGATTCGCCCTCCCGCTTTAA
- the coaD gene encoding pantetheine-phosphate adenylyltransferase: MRRAIYPGSFDPPTLGHLDIIERASGLFDEMIVAIGVNSDKSPFLSVDDRAALLEECAGSLKNVRVAVFSGLLVDYADSQECNVIVRGLRAVSDFEYEFRVAMANRKLAPHVETLFLITRDEYSFLSSSVVREVARLGGDATPFVPGPVARHMAAKTGLKG, encoded by the coding sequence ATGCGACGCGCGATCTACCCTGGCTCGTTCGACCCGCCGACACTCGGACACCTCGACATCATCGAACGGGCTTCAGGCCTGTTCGACGAAATGATCGTCGCGATCGGCGTCAATTCCGACAAGAGCCCGTTCTTGTCCGTCGACGACCGCGCCGCCCTGCTCGAAGAGTGCGCAGGATCGCTGAAGAACGTCCGCGTGGCCGTCTTTTCCGGCCTGCTCGTGGATTACGCCGATTCGCAAGAGTGCAACGTCATCGTCCGAGGCCTCAGGGCTGTCAGCGATTTTGAATACGAGTTCCGAGTCGCGATGGCGAACAGGAAACTTGCACCGCACGTCGAGACCCTGTTCCTGATCACGCGAGACGAATACTCGTTCTTGTCGAGCTCGGTCGTGAGGGAGGTCGCACGTCTCGGGGGCGACGCGACCCCGTTCGTCCCCGGCCCGGTCGCGCGGCACATGGCCGCGAAGACCGGACTAAAGGGTTGA
- a CDS encoding aminotransferase class V-fold PLP-dependent enzyme: protein MNLPATGALTEGVVRECLAPLFSYTVQGMSVCDDPDPSVANGDGFSGAYLANHSLGRPPDATLDNVVRAMRLWYGRLDECWEDDRWMSEVQTFRSQIALLLGLDVPDCVVPKTSAGQGLRAVLNAFPLDRPLRVVATTGEFDSIDFILKTYTQRGRAVVKWVPPGGRQGGVPVFGPADVCAAVTPDTDLVIVSSVFFGTGQILQGVEDIVACAKRHGARVLVDAYHAVGVVPFDMTEPEVDFVIGGSYKYLRGGPGACYLAIAPQVLDDDRLQTLDTGWFAKKDVFAYRRPDPPEYATGGDAWMESTPPVLTAFQANPGIRTTLSVGVGRARAYNLDQQDALRDRFRSHGVDCFQPPDPEAYGAFTLVPHPDASGLAARLKERAVTVDARGGFVRFGPDFLTTTDELEAAAQATAACWG, encoded by the coding sequence ATGAATTTGCCGGCGACGGGCGCCCTGACCGAGGGAGTGGTCCGAGAGTGTCTTGCACCCCTGTTCTCGTACACGGTGCAGGGGATGTCGGTCTGTGACGACCCTGACCCTTCGGTCGCAAACGGGGACGGCTTCAGCGGTGCTTATCTTGCGAACCATTCACTGGGCCGACCCCCCGACGCGACGCTGGACAACGTCGTTCGTGCGATGCGACTGTGGTACGGGAGGCTCGACGAGTGTTGGGAAGACGACCGCTGGATGTCTGAAGTCCAAACGTTCCGATCCCAGATCGCCCTCCTTCTTGGCCTGGACGTTCCGGACTGCGTCGTCCCGAAAACGTCGGCCGGACAAGGCCTGCGAGCTGTCCTCAACGCCTTTCCGCTCGACCGTCCTTTGCGGGTCGTCGCTACTACGGGCGAATTCGACAGTATAGATTTTATTTTAAAAACTTATACACAACGTGGAAGAGCAGTTGTCAAGTGGGTGCCTCCGGGCGGACGTCAAGGCGGCGTACCCGTCTTCGGGCCCGCCGACGTCTGTGCCGCGGTGACGCCGGACACCGACCTCGTCATCGTCTCGAGCGTCTTCTTTGGGACGGGCCAGATCCTACAAGGGGTGGAGGACATCGTGGCTTGCGCCAAGCGGCACGGCGCGCGCGTCCTCGTCGACGCCTATCATGCGGTAGGAGTCGTTCCGTTCGACATGACGGAACCCGAGGTCGATTTCGTCATCGGCGGGAGTTACAAATATCTCCGGGGCGGCCCGGGGGCGTGTTATCTTGCCATCGCGCCCCAGGTGCTGGACGACGATCGCCTGCAGACGCTCGATACAGGATGGTTCGCCAAAAAGGACGTGTTCGCATACCGCAGGCCGGACCCGCCCGAGTACGCCACTGGAGGGGACGCGTGGATGGAAAGCACGCCGCCGGTCCTGACCGCCTTTCAAGCCAATCCCGGGATCCGCACGACCCTGTCCGTCGGTGTCGGACGGGCCCGGGCGTACAACTTGGACCAACAGGACGCGCTCAGAGACCGATTCAGGTCACATGGCGTCGACTGCTTCCAGCCCCCGGACCCCGAGGCATATGGCGCCTTTACCCTCGTCCCTCACCCGGACGCGTCGGGTCTTGCCGCCCGACTCAAGGAGAGAGCGGTCACGGTCGATGCCCGCGGCGGGTTCGTACGGTTCGGACCCGACTTCTTGACGACGACCGACGAACTCGAGGCCGCGGCCCAAGCGACGGCCGCTTGTTGGGGATGA
- a CDS encoding AAA family ATPase, translating into MNCHPTPHPRSAAPTPSWGCLIHLSRLYIRGFRSISELDLRFTPGKNVIIGRNNAGKSNIVRALDIVLGEAAPAWTKSERVTETDFHWSRTVDEHGEVTESTAPEIFIWCELQREEGEDLNWDEIDKCAGYSFWGKRLDDGTGEATRVELADLGARYRHIFAPNRDQVYTVWVDSKLKNQNKFKTQLDPMRHFAYAFRAILTEEGIFKEIRFLYRESEAHGWVLTFGASVRNELLQSAILPAFRDPATQLRVSQWTWFGKLMRHLTKDCLDDPALQTALKQVQLEGDRIFVGVTDKVENDTLSVSFPGAKLSIQFHGDTDAELYKNCGLYVDDGFKSPLVDKGAGIQSATIMGLFAFYTREVNTAASALLCVEEPELYLHPHARRVISDRLDDFLDGNRNQVIITTHGVEFLRTATDTFNLLLVKKDGNFGTIAQALDAREFLGLLINNNQNEIFFADKVALCEGLDEHILRATADELFPGELDRQNVSLISVEGKDRLVKMAKVVLELGMACYILADFDFLLRDPTKPDDFDVKPHLSLEQLPMEFYEQAHVGKSWKGTIAKGRNNLRENSRELFYTAKHASEFNNEKLNAFLLKLRSRGMGVLDGEIEHLSKDQGWVAPGSKKFDLSKVYELRERLTLGEKMSDLFELEPLRQLLVVILEIQEPGEPSA; encoded by the coding sequence ATCAATTGCCACCCTACGCCGCACCCGCGATCTGCTGCTCCCACGCCTTCTTGGGGGTGCCTGATCCACCTCAGTCGGCTTTACATTCGCGGATTCAGGTCGATCTCCGAACTCGACCTGCGCTTCACACCTGGAAAGAACGTCATCATCGGCCGGAACAACGCCGGGAAGAGCAACATCGTCAGGGCGCTGGACATTGTCCTGGGCGAAGCTGCGCCAGCGTGGACGAAGTCAGAGCGTGTCACCGAAACCGACTTTCACTGGAGCCGAACAGTGGACGAACACGGAGAGGTCACTGAGAGCACGGCACCCGAGATCTTCATCTGGTGCGAACTCCAGCGCGAGGAGGGCGAAGACCTAAATTGGGATGAGATTGACAAGTGCGCTGGATACAGCTTCTGGGGAAAGAGGTTGGATGACGGCACGGGCGAGGCCACGCGGGTTGAACTGGCGGACTTGGGTGCTCGGTATAGGCACATCTTTGCGCCCAACAGAGATCAAGTCTATACCGTTTGGGTCGACTCAAAGCTAAAGAACCAGAACAAGTTTAAGACCCAGCTCGATCCCATGCGTCACTTCGCATACGCGTTCCGGGCGATCCTGACTGAGGAGGGGATATTCAAAGAGATTCGATTCTTGTACCGAGAATCTGAGGCTCATGGCTGGGTTTTGACATTCGGTGCCTCGGTTCGCAACGAGCTCCTACAGAGCGCCATCCTCCCAGCTTTCCGCGATCCAGCGACGCAGCTGCGGGTCTCCCAGTGGACCTGGTTTGGAAAGCTGATGCGCCATCTGACCAAGGACTGCCTAGATGATCCGGCGCTACAGACGGCGCTAAAGCAGGTGCAGCTAGAAGGCGACAGAATCTTCGTCGGCGTGACTGACAAGGTGGAGAACGATACTTTGTCCGTTTCCTTTCCTGGAGCGAAGCTATCCATCCAGTTCCATGGCGACACAGATGCCGAGCTTTACAAGAACTGCGGCTTGTACGTGGACGACGGCTTCAAGAGCCCCTTAGTTGACAAGGGCGCTGGCATCCAGAGCGCCACGATCATGGGCCTGTTCGCCTTCTACACCCGAGAGGTGAACACTGCGGCGTCGGCCCTCCTCTGCGTTGAGGAACCAGAACTGTACCTCCATCCTCACGCAAGGCGGGTGATCAGCGATCGACTCGACGACTTCCTGGACGGGAACCGCAACCAAGTGATCATTACCACCCATGGTGTGGAGTTCCTCCGGACTGCGACGGATACGTTTAATCTGCTCCTTGTCAAGAAGGACGGCAACTTCGGCACGATCGCACAAGCACTAGACGCTCGCGAGTTCCTTGGGCTCCTCATCAACAACAACCAGAATGAGATTTTCTTCGCAGACAAGGTCGCGCTCTGTGAGGGCCTTGACGAGCACATCCTGAGAGCGACTGCTGACGAACTCTTTCCAGGCGAGCTCGATCGCCAAAACGTATCTCTCATTTCCGTTGAGGGAAAGGACCGCTTGGTCAAGATGGCCAAAGTGGTTTTGGAACTGGGCATGGCATGCTACATCCTTGCCGACTTCGACTTTCTCCTGAGAGATCCAACGAAGCCCGACGACTTCGACGTCAAGCCTCATCTTTCCTTGGAGCAGCTTCCCATGGAGTTCTACGAGCAGGCTCACGTTGGTAAGAGTTGGAAAGGCACGATCGCCAAGGGCAGGAACAACTTGCGCGAGAACTCCAGGGAGCTCTTCTACACGGCTAAGCATGCTTCCGAGTTCAACAATGAGAAGCTAAACGCCTTCCTGCTGAAGTTGAGGAGTCGTGGCATGGGCGTTCTAGACGGGGAGATTGAGCACCTGAGTAAGGATCAAGGTTGGGTGGCACCTGGATCAAAGAAGTTTGACCTTTCGAAGGTCTATGAACTCCGAGAAAGGTTAACGTTGGGCGAGAAGATGAGTGATTTGTTCGAACTCGAGCCGCTCAGGCAGTTGCTGGTCGTCATTCTGGAGATACAGGAGCCGGGGGAGCCGTCCGCTTGA